A segment of the Bacillus sp. es.034 genome:
TTCGAAACCCCTTTGACCTCTATATCAGAAGGAGGCTGCCACCCGCTTAAATTATTCTGAGGAATAATCACTCTCTTAAAACCTAACTTGGCTGCTTCCTGCACGCGCTGCTCAATTCTTGATACCCTTCTGATCTCACCTGTTAAACCCACTTCACCAATTATGCAATCATGGGCACTGGACGCCCTGTCACGAAAACTTGAAGCGATACTTGCAGCAACGGCCAAATCAATCGCCGGTTCATCCAGTTTCACACCCCCGGCCACTTTCAGATAGGCATCCTGTTGCTGCAATAGCATGCCTGCCCGCTTCTCCAACACAGCCATGATCAGTGAAACCCGACTATGATCGATCCCTGTCGCCATCCTTCGGGGATTATTAAAACTGGTTGGGGTCACAAGAGCTTGAATCTCCACAAGAACCGGCCTCGTTCCTTCCATCGAGGCAACGACCGTCGAACCCGCTGCACCCTGTGAACGCTCTTCCAGGAAGATCTCAGACGGATTGGCCACTTCCTCAAGGCCCAGTTCCTTCATTTCAAAAATCCCCATCTCATTCGTAGATCCGAAACGGTTCTTCACCGCTCTTAAAATACGATAGGAGTGATGACGTTCCCCTTCAAAATACAGTACGGTATCGACCATATGCTCCAACAAACGCGGTCCTGCAATCGAGCCTTCCTTGGTAACATGCCCTACAATAAAGATGGCAATGCCCTTTGTTTTCCCGATTCTCATCAGTTCAGCCGTACACTCCCTTACCTGGGATACACTTCCGGGAGCAGACGTCACGTCAGGATGAAAGACCGTCTGAATCGAGTCGATGATGACGAAATCCGGTGAGATTTGCTCAATCGTTTGATGAATCAGCTCAAGATTTGTTTCCGCAAATATATATAAATCATCTGATTTCACATGCAGTCGATCTGCCCGCAGCTTGGTTTGCTTGATGGATTCCTCTCCGGAGATGTATAAAACCTTCTGCTTCTGATCAGCAAGCTGGGCCGAAACCTGCAGCAACAAAGTGGATTTTCCGATCCCCGGGTCTCCACCAATCAATATAAGCGACCCTGGTACCACGCCTCCCCCAAGCACCCGGTTCAACTCTTTCGACTCGGTCAATACCCGCGGCTCCTGCTTGGTTTCGATGGAGATCAGCTTCTCTGCTTTAGAAGGTCCGGTATTTTCTGAGTGCATAAACGACGTCCGTGGTTTCTTCCCGGTCATTTCAACCTCTTCCACCATCGTATTCCACTCGTTACACCCCGGACATTTCCCCATCCATTTAGCAGACTCATATCCACAAGATGAACACACAAACTTAGTCTTTTTCTTTGCCAATCTATTCTTCCCCTCTTTTACTCTATTTGTACTCCTACCCATACAGGATAATACCATTTGGAATGATTGTATCCGTTTTATGTATTAGATTCAATCGAAAAGCGGAGCCGGCTTGGTCAGGCCCGACAAGCATCCACTATGATAAAAGAGGTACACGAAAAACATATACGTGTACCTCTTTATCATCCTTGCTATTAAGTCGGCGTATTGGCTGCTTCCTCTTCTTGAACCTTTACAACAAATTCACTATCTTCTACGTCGATCAAAATATTCTGCCCTGTCAGCACTTTTCCTCTTAACAATTCTTCCGACAGTTTATCCTCAACATATTTCTGGATAGCGCGACGGAGAGGGCGTGCACCGTATTCAGGATCGAACCCTTCATCTGCTATTTTCTCTTTGGCAGCAGGTGAAAGCTCTAAATGAATATCCTGCTCTTTCAAGCGGGTTGTCAATTGGTTCGACATCAATGTCACAATCTCTTTCAGATGATCTTTTTCAAGGGAATGGAACACAATGATTTCATCGATACGGTTAAGGAATTCAGGTCGGAAAGCACGTTTCAGCTCTTCCATGACCTTTCCTTTCATATCTTTATAATCCTGTTTCCCATCCTGAATATTGAACCCTACGTATTTATTGCTCTTAAGGGACTGTGCACCAACGTTTGAAGTCATGATCAGGACTGTATTCCTGAAGTCTACCGTTCTTCCTTTAGAATCTGTCAGACGGCCATCCTCCAGTACTTGAAGGAGAATGTTGAATACGTCCGGATGTGCTTTTTCAATTTCATCTAAAAGAACGACCGAATATGGTTTGCGGCGAACTTTCTCCGTTAACTGACCGCCTTCTTCATATCCTACATAACCTGGAGGTGAACCGACCAAACGGGAAGTCGAATGCTTTTCCATGTACTCGGACATATCGATACGGATCATTGCATCCTCATCACCGAACATGGACTCTGCAAGTGCCCTGGCCAATTCCGTTTTCCCGACTCCTGTAGGTCCTAAGAAAATGAAGGAACCAATCGGACGCTTCGGATCTTTCAGGCCGGCCCTTGCACGGCGCACGGCTTTTGATACCGCAACGACTGCTTCTGATTGCCCGATGACTCTGGAATGAAGGATTTCCTCTAATTTGAGTAAACGATCCGTTTCCGTTTGGGCTAATTTCGATACCGGTACTCCCGTCCAGTTCGAAACAACCTTCGCAATATCTTCAACAGTCACTTCTGTATTTTCCTGCCCTTGCTTTTCTTTCCATGTGTTCTTTGTTTCTTCCAGCTCTTCACGAAGCTTTTGTTCTGAATCCCTTAGAGAAGCTGCTTTTTCAAATTCCTGGCTCTGAACCGCTGCATCCTTCTCTTTTCTGATTTCTTCCAGCTTTGCTTCAAGCTCTTTCAAGTTTGGCGGTGTCGTATAAGAACGTAAGCGCACCTTCGAACCTGCTTCATCAATTAAATCGATGGCCTTATCCGGTAAGAAGCGGTCTGAAATATAGCGATCAGAAAGCTTCACTGCAGCATCAATCGCTTCATCCGTAATCGACACGCGGTGATGTGCCTCGTAACGATCACGTAATCCTTTAAGGATCTGGATGGACTCTGATGCTGTCGGCTCATTGACTTGGATTGGTTGGAAACGGCGCTCTAGCGCAGCATCTTTTTCAATATATTTACGGTACTCATCTAATGTCGTGGCACCGATACACTGCAATTCCCCACGTGCAAGGGATGGTTTTAAGATATTCGATGCATCGATCGCACCTTCCGCCCCACCTGCACCGATCAGGGTATGAAGTTCATCAATGAAGAGGATGATATTACCCGCCTGACGGATTTCATCCATGACCTTCTTCAGTCTGTCCTCGAATTCCCCGCGGTATTTAGTGCCGGCTACAACCGTACCCATATCAAGGGTCATAACTCGTTTGTCGCGCAGGATTTCAGGCACTTCATTGGCGATGATCTGTTGTGCGAGGCCTTCTGCGATCGCTGTCTTACCTACTCCGGGCTCACCGATTAATACCGGGTTATTCTTCGTACGACGACTCAGCACTTCGATGACGCGCTGAATTTCCTTGCTTCGACCAATGACCGGATCCAGGCTGCCTTCACGGGCAATGGCCGTTAGATCACGGGCTAAGCTGTCAAGTGTAGGCGTATTGGCATTGGCGTTGCCTCCACCCTGATGATTGCTTGAATCATTGCTTCCAAGCAACTGCAATACCTGCTGTCTCGCTTTATTCAAGCTGACACCAAGATTACCAAGTACCCGGGCGGCCACTCCTTCACCCTCGCGGATCAATCCCAGCAAAATATGTTCCGTTCCTACATATGAGTGACCCAGCTTACGGGCCTCATCCATGGAAAGTTCAATCACTTTCTTCGCACGAGGTGTGTAATGGATCGTTTGAGATTTCTCGGTTCCTTTCCCGATCAATCCTTCCACTTCCTTCTGGATCTTTTCAGGGCTCAGTCCCAATGCCGTAAGTGCCTTGGCGGCGATACCTTCACCTTCGCGGACAAGTCCCAATAAAATATGTTCAGTACCAATATTACTGTGCGACAAACGAATCGCTTCTTCTTGAGCTAATGCCAATACTTTTTGGGCTCTTTCTGTAAATCGACCAAACATCATATTATTTTTCCTCCTCACATGTATCTTTATCTAACTTAATTCGCTCCCGAATCAAAGAAGACCTTCTTATATCTCGTTCATTTGGTCTCAGTGGACCTCCAGAATATTGTTGTAAAAAACCAGGTTGGGTTAAAATCATTAGTTCATTCAATATATTCTTAGATATCACTTTGATGTATCCTAAATCAATTCCAAGCCTGACATCCGATAAACATTTCGCAGCTTCTTTGGACTCAATGATCCTGCTGTGCTCCAGCACCCCTAGAGAACGGAAGATCCTATCCTCTAATTGTATGTTTGACGTTTGAACTAATGCGTCCCTTGCCGATTGCTCTTTCTCGATGATCTGCTTCACAACACTTAACAAATCTTCTACGATATCTTCTTCCGACTTACCAAGTGTCGTTTGATTGGAGATCTGAAAGATGTTACCCAGCGCTTCGCTGCCTTCTCCGTAAATCCCTCGCACCACTAACCCCAGCTGATTGATTGCTGGGATGATACGGTTTAATTGCTGCGTCAACACCAGTCCCGGCAAGTGCATCATGACTGAAGCCCTGAGCCCAGTCCCCACATTGGTAGGACAAGTCGTTAAGTATCCATGCTTCTCATCAAACGCAAAGTCAAATTCACTTTCAAACCAATCATCGATCTGATTGGCTTTCTGTAAAGCTTCCTTCAATTGCAGACCGGGATATAAACACTGTATTCGAATATGGTCCTCTTCGTTTACCATTATGCTAATATCTTCCTCACCTGATAAAAGGACAGCTCCGTAATTCGTTTCCTCTGCCAAATTTGGACTTATGAGGTGTTTCTCCATTAATACCCTCTTTTGGAGAGGCTGAATCTCACTTGTAGGTAAAAATTCTAATTCTCCTAAATTCTTTGGATATGATGTGAGCTTCTCCTTTACCCGATCCACGATTTCCTTTGCTTCCTCTGAAGAATAAAGAGTGGAAAAACGGAAGTCCGTCAGATTCCTCGCAAGCCTTACCCTGGAGCTGAGGACAATATCCGAATTCGGTCCCTCTTCACTCATCCAGGAACTGACGGCATTACTCAAGAACTTCTCAAGACTCATTCGTTATCGCCTCCCTCTTTCTTTATCTCCTTTTCCAGGGAGCGGATTTCGTCTCGGATCTCGGCTGCTTTCTCAAACTCTTCATCCGCAATCATCGTTTGCAATTCAGATTTCAACTGCAATACCTTCTTTTTCACATGGATGGCCCCGCCCATACGCTCGGGAACCTTACCGTGATGTTCGACATTCCCGTTATGAACACGCTTTAATAATGGAGTGAGTTCATCTTTAAACGTTTCATAACAATGGGCACAGCCGAAGCGTCCTACATTAATGAACTGATGAATCGTCATTTTGCATTTTTCACACTGTAACACTTCTGTCTTAGGTATCTCGGTTTCCTTTGCCTGCTTAAATGCAGGAGCTATATTAAGAAGACCTGCCAATAGATTGTTCACAGAAAAGCCGGGAGAAGAATCAAACATAAACATCTCACCCTTATCCTGAGCACATTGCTCACATAAGTGAACTTCTGTTTTTTCCCCGTTTACCACCTTGGTAAAATGAAGGGTCGCAGGTCTTTCGTTACATTCTTGACAAACCATCCCATTCACCTCTTTAACCCTTACTCATACTTCAATGTATCCAGCATGGCTCTAAGCATTCTTCCTCTCAGGATATCCCGTTCGGGTAATTCGACCATGATGACCGATCGATCCATCACACTCAGCATGATCTTGGCTT
Coding sequences within it:
- the clpC gene encoding ATP-dependent protease ATP-binding subunit ClpC, encoding MMFGRFTERAQKVLALAQEEAIRLSHSNIGTEHILLGLVREGEGIAAKALTALGLSPEKIQKEVEGLIGKGTEKSQTIHYTPRAKKVIELSMDEARKLGHSYVGTEHILLGLIREGEGVAARVLGNLGVSLNKARQQVLQLLGSNDSSNHQGGGNANANTPTLDSLARDLTAIAREGSLDPVIGRSKEIQRVIEVLSRRTKNNPVLIGEPGVGKTAIAEGLAQQIIANEVPEILRDKRVMTLDMGTVVAGTKYRGEFEDRLKKVMDEIRQAGNIILFIDELHTLIGAGGAEGAIDASNILKPSLARGELQCIGATTLDEYRKYIEKDAALERRFQPIQVNEPTASESIQILKGLRDRYEAHHRVSITDEAIDAAVKLSDRYISDRFLPDKAIDLIDEAGSKVRLRSYTTPPNLKELEAKLEEIRKEKDAAVQSQEFEKAASLRDSEQKLREELEETKNTWKEKQGQENTEVTVEDIAKVVSNWTGVPVSKLAQTETDRLLKLEEILHSRVIGQSEAVVAVSKAVRRARAGLKDPKRPIGSFIFLGPTGVGKTELARALAESMFGDEDAMIRIDMSEYMEKHSTSRLVGSPPGYVGYEEGGQLTEKVRRKPYSVVLLDEIEKAHPDVFNILLQVLEDGRLTDSKGRTVDFRNTVLIMTSNVGAQSLKSNKYVGFNIQDGKQDYKDMKGKVMEELKRAFRPEFLNRIDEIIVFHSLEKDHLKEIVTLMSNQLTTRLKEQDIHLELSPAAKEKIADEGFDPEYGARPLRRAIQKYVEDKLSEELLRGKVLTGQNILIDVEDSEFVVKVQEEEAANTPT
- a CDS encoding UvrB/UvrC motif-containing protein; the protein is MVCQECNERPATLHFTKVVNGEKTEVHLCEQCAQDKGEMFMFDSSPGFSVNNLLAGLLNIAPAFKQAKETEIPKTEVLQCEKCKMTIHQFINVGRFGCAHCYETFKDELTPLLKRVHNGNVEHHGKVPERMGGAIHVKKKVLQLKSELQTMIADEEFEKAAEIRDEIRSLEKEIKKEGGDNE
- a CDS encoding protein arginine kinase — protein: MSLEKFLSNAVSSWMSEEGPNSDIVLSSRVRLARNLTDFRFSTLYSSEEAKEIVDRVKEKLTSYPKNLGELEFLPTSEIQPLQKRVLMEKHLISPNLAEETNYGAVLLSGEEDISIMVNEEDHIRIQCLYPGLQLKEALQKANQIDDWFESEFDFAFDEKHGYLTTCPTNVGTGLRASVMMHLPGLVLTQQLNRIIPAINQLGLVVRGIYGEGSEALGNIFQISNQTTLGKSEEDIVEDLLSVVKQIIEKEQSARDALVQTSNIQLEDRIFRSLGVLEHSRIIESKEAAKCLSDVRLGIDLGYIKVISKNILNELMILTQPGFLQQYSGGPLRPNERDIRRSSLIRERIKLDKDTCEEEK
- the radA gene encoding DNA repair protein RadA yields the protein MAKKKTKFVCSSCGYESAKWMGKCPGCNEWNTMVEEVEMTGKKPRTSFMHSENTGPSKAEKLISIETKQEPRVLTESKELNRVLGGGVVPGSLILIGGDPGIGKSTLLLQVSAQLADQKQKVLYISGEESIKQTKLRADRLHVKSDDLYIFAETNLELIHQTIEQISPDFVIIDSIQTVFHPDVTSAPGSVSQVRECTAELMRIGKTKGIAIFIVGHVTKEGSIAGPRLLEHMVDTVLYFEGERHHSYRILRAVKNRFGSTNEMGIFEMKELGLEEVANPSEIFLEERSQGAAGSTVVASMEGTRPVLVEIQALVTPTSFNNPRRMATGIDHSRVSLIMAVLEKRAGMLLQQQDAYLKVAGGVKLDEPAIDLAVAASIASSFRDRASSAHDCIIGEVGLTGEIRRVSRIEQRVQEAAKLGFKRVIIPQNNLSGWQPPSDIEVKGVSNINEALSTILGG